ATCTTTTTGGACATAGCTGCTGAATATTTCATTCATGATTAGGACCTTTTCATTCCACATATCTGAAATCTTTTTCAAAGTCCAGATTGAAAAAAAGGGTTTGCCTTCCTTCTCTATGAAGCTTTGCCAGTAGCATTTTCAATATGGTAGTTTTTCCAATCTGTCTTGCACCAGTTATTAATGTTATCTCAGG
The Bacteroidales bacterium DNA segment above includes these coding regions:
- a CDS encoding AAA family ATPase; its protein translation is MLIQRNIISQIEDHLERPEITLITGARQIGKTTILKMLLAKLHREGRQTLFFNLDFEKDFRYVE